Proteins found in one Pempheris klunzingeri isolate RE-2024b chromosome 6, fPemKlu1.hap1, whole genome shotgun sequence genomic segment:
- the LOC139203057 gene encoding claudin-18-like translates to MAATICQVMGFMLSLIGVAGIIAATGMDQWGTQDLFDNPVTAVYSYSGLWRSCVRQSSGFTECRPYFTILGLPALLQAVRALMIVAIVLGAIGCLIAIFALKCLKMGNMEDNIKATMTLTSGIMFLLAGVCGIAGVSAFANLIVQSFRFTTYADGGFGMMGGGGVGGLTGTLTPRYTFGPALFVGWIGAAILVIGGIMMCLACRGMASDSKQRYDGMAYKAASQHTIYRSDTRPRTAYNDSYKAHSMDGRQSNQRFDYV, encoded by the exons ATGGCGGCCACTATCTGTCAGGTGATGGGCTTCATGCTGAGTTTGATAGGGGTGGCGGGAATAATTGCAGCGACGGGAATGGACCAGTGGGGGACCCAGGACCTTTTTGACAACCCTGTGACGGCCGTGTACTCGTACTCGGGCCTGTGGAGGTCGTGTGTCCGGCAGAGCTCCGGATTCACCGAGTGCCGACCGTATTTTACCATTCTGGGACTGCCAG CTCTGCTCCAAGCCGTGCGGGCCTTGATGATCGTTGCTATTGTTCTCGGAGCCATCGGCTGCCTGATTGCAATATTTGCGCTCAAGTGCTTGAAAATGGGGAACATGGAGGACAACATCAAAGCCACAATGACTCTGACATCGGGGATCATGTTCCTTCTTGCAG GTGTCTGTGGTATTGCCGGGGTGTCGGCCTTCGCCAACCTGATTGTGCAAAGCTTTCGGTTCACTACGTATGCTGATGGTGGGTTCGGCATgatgggaggagggggtgttGGTGGACTCACAGGGACTCTGACACCAAG GTACACCTTTGGCCCGGCTCTTTTCGTGGGATGGATCGGCGCAGCTATCCTGGTCATTGGAGGCATCATGATGTGTCTGGCCTGCCGTGGAATGGCTTCAGACAGTAAGCAACG GTACGATGGGATGGCCTACAAAGCCGCCTCTCAGCACACTATCTACAGGTCTGACACCAGACCCCGCACGGCCTACAATGACTCCTACAAAGCCCACAGTATGGATGGAAGGCAGTCCAACCAGAGGTTCGACTACGTGTAG